The nucleotide window GTCGCGGGGTAGCGCGTGCAGGGCGGCCATGGCCTCCTCGCGCTCGGCCTGGCTCAGATGGGGGTTGACGCTGGCGCGCTTGAGCTCGGCGCGGCGCTCGGCGTAGCGGGCCACCACCTGGCTGCGGCGGGCCTGTGCGGCGATCTTCGACTTCTTGGCCATCAGCGCGACTCCTTGAACTCCACGTGCCGGCGCACCACCGGGTCGTACTTGCGCACCACCAGGCGGTCGGGGGTGTTGCGGCGGTTCTTGCGGGTGACGTAGGTGTAGCCGGTGCCCGCGGTGGAGACCAGCTTGATGATGGGGCGCAGGTCCTTGGCGGTCTTGCTCACAGCCTCTCCCCCCGGGCCAGCATCTCGGCGACGACGACGTCGATGCCCCGCTTGTCGATGATGCGCATCCCCTTGGTCGAGACCGTCAGGCGCACGGTGCGCCCCAGGGAGGGCACCCAGTAGCGCTTGTGCTGGAGGTTGGGGTTCCAGCGGCGCGAGGTGCGGCGGTGGGAGTGGGACACGGACTTGCCGAAGACCGGCGCGGCCCCTGTGACTTGGCAGTAGGTGGTCATGCCATGCATTATTGAGAATGATTGTCACTCCCGTCAAATGGATCGAGGATGCCGTGCCCGACACCGCCCACTCCCTGGCCCTCATCAGCGCCGTCGACCCCGCCCTGCTGGGCCTCATCGACCTGGCGCTCAGCGGCGAGGACGCCGTCGTCATCCGCGCGAGCCTCCTGCCCCAGGAGGGCCCCGAGGGCATCGTGCGCCTGGTGAGCACCGGCGGCCTGGACCAGGAGCCGGTGTCACTGGACCTGCCCATGCCCACCCACTGCCACACCTGCTCGCTGCGCGAGGTGCTCGTGGCCGTGGCGCAGGACCGCGCCATCCAGGACCCCGGCGGCACCACCGTCGTCCTCCTGCCGCCGGCCATCGAGCTGGTCCACCTCGTGCCCCGCCTGGCCCAGGAGCTGGAGGAGGTCGGGCGGGCCGAGGGCCTGGACCTGCGACTGGCCGGCGTCGCCCACGCCCTGGAGGCCTCCACCGCCCAGGACGAGCTGCTCGAGCACCACCTACTCTCCGAGCGCGGCCTGGAGGCCCATCCCGAGGACGCCCGCTGCACCGGGGAGGTCCACATGGTCAACCTCGGCTACGCCGACCTCATCCTGTCCCTGGGGCAGGACGAGGCGGGGGCCGGGGCCGACCTCATCGAGCACCTGCGTCCCCACAGCACCCTCCTCCTGCCCGGCATGGACGCCCCGCTGCTGGAGTGCCTGCTGGCCATCACCCACGACGCCGGGGCCGCCATCGGCCGCGTCCACCCCGCCACCACCCAGGCCTGGGGCGGACCCGACGAGCACGGGGTGTGGACCCTCGACCTGTTCGCCACCCTGCCCTTCCACCCCGGACGGCTGCGTGAGCTCGTCGCCGACCTGGCCGGACACGGGCTGTGCGCCCGCGGCTGCTTCTGGCTGCCCAGCAGGCCCGGCCGCGTCTGCGCCTGGGAGGTCGCCGGGGGCGCCCTCAGCGTGGGGGATGCCGGGAGCTGGGCCGAGGTCCCCGATCTCCCCGGGGCCGGCGGGGCGCAGGCGGGAGCGCTGGCCGGCGTCGGCCTCGATGGCGGTGCCGCCTCCGGTGCTGCTCCCGCCCCGGGCAGGCCCGCCCCAGTGCCAGGCGGAGCCCCCGACGGGGCCGCCCCGGGCGAGCCGCGCTGCCACCTGGTGGTCACCGGGGTGGGGGACCCCCAGGTGCGCGAGCAGGTGCGCCGGGCCTTCGACAGGGTGCTGCTGCGCAGCGAGGAGATGTCCCACGCCCTGGCCTGGATCGGTGTCGACGACGGCCTGGGCGACTGGTTCGGGGGCGAGGACTGAGGCGGGCTGAGCCCGTCCTGAGCGCCGGCGGCGCGCGGCGCCCCTGCGACGCGCCGCTGGTCGGTGCGCCGGCGCTCAGCGCACTGCCCGCCGCGCCCGCTGCGGCGGCGTTTGGCGGAACGGGCGTCACTTGGCGGAATGGACGTACCTTGTAGGTGTCGTCCATTCCGCCAAGTGACGCCTCTGCCGCCAAGTGACGTCCAATCGCCCCCTGACCGCCGGCCCTGGCCCACCGCGCCCTGCCTGCTGACGACCTCCCGAGGACGGGCGGGGAGACGTCGGAGCCGGCCGGTAGGTTGGCGCCATGAGCGAGCAGGAGAGCCGGCACCACCCAGGCCTGAGCGGGCAGGGGCCGATCCAGCGCATCGTCCCCGCGCTGTGGTTCGACGGCTGCGCCCCGCAGGCCGTGGAGTTCTACACCGACGCCTTCGCGCGGGCCCTGGCCCACGATGCGCAGGCGCTCGCGGGAACCGGCATCGTGGCCACCTCCCACTACCCCGAGCAGGGCCTGGCCGAGGGGCAGGCGCGCATGGCGGGCAAGGTCCTGGAGATCCGCTTCCGCCTGGCCGGCCTTGAGCTCAGCGCCATCAACGCCGGCCCCCAGCACCGGCCCAACCCCGCCATCTCCCTCATGGTCCATCTCGATCCTCAGGCGCATCCCGACGCCGAGGCGCACCTGGACGCCCTGTGGGAGGCCCTGGCGGCTGAGGGCCGCATCCTCATGCCCGTGGGCCGCTACCCCTTCTCCGAGCGCTTCGGCTGGGTGGAGGACCGCTACGGCGTGAGCTGGCAGCTGCTGCTGGGCCCCGCCGGGCGGGCGGTCACCGCCAGCGAGCTCGGCCGGGCCGAGGAGGCAGCGCCGTCGGACCGCGAGCGCCGGCCGGACCCGGGTGCCCGCGGCGTGGAGATCGTCCCGGCCCTCATGTTCCCCCACGGCCAGGGCCAGGCCGAGAAGGCCGCCACCCAGTACGTCGACCTCTTCGCGCGAGCCTTCGGGGCCTCGGGGAGCGCCGGGGAGCAGGGGGGCGCCTCGCAGGCGGAGGGCCCGGGGGCGCCGGTGCGATCGGGTGCTGACCAGATGTCCTTCTACCCGCCCCAGGCGGGCCAGGGGGATCGCGCCCTCATGCAGGGCTATGTGCGCCTGGCCGGTCAGCGCCTGACCCTCATGGACTCCGGTGTCCCCCACGACTTCACCTTCGGCATGGGTGTGTCGCTGACGGTCCAGTGCGCCACCCAGGAGCAGGTCGACCTGCTGTGGGAGGGGCTCTCCGCGGTGCCCGAGGCCGAGGCCTGCGGCTGGCTCAAGGATCGCTTCGGCATCTCCTGGACGATCACCCCGGAGCGCATGACCGAGCTCATCGGACGCCCCGGGGCCTGGCAGACCATGACCACCATGAAGAAGCCCACCCTGGCCGACTTCCGCTGAGCCGCGCTGTGCCGTCGCCGCGCCGCGCTGCCTGGGGCCGGCCGCGCCGTCGTCGCGTCCCGACGGCGCCCGGGCCCCGCCGTCGGGACGCCTCCAGTGGGTCTCCTGCCGACCTGGCGCGGCCCCGCACAGCGCGGCCCCGCGCGGCGCGGTAGGGTAGGCGCGTCGCGACTGGCGCGGGGTGGATCACCACCGGGGAGCGGCACGAATCACCAGACTCCGGGGTCGCTCGCCTGGGCCGCGGGTCGCCTCTTCTCGCGCACCCGCCCGGCCGTGCGCCCCACCACGGAGGAAGAACATGACTGCCGATGCCACGACCCCGTCCCTCAACCAGCCGCTGGCCGAGCTCGACCCCCAGATCGCCGCGGTCCTCACCGGCGAGCTGGAGCGCCAGCGCGGAACCCTGGAGATGATCGCCTCGGAGAACTTCGTGCCGCGGGCGGTGCTGGAGTGCCAGGGCTCGGTCCTGACCAACAAGTACGCCGAGGGCTACCCCGGGCGCCGCTACTACGGGGGCTGCGAGGTCGTCGACGTCGCCGAGTCCCTGGCCATCGAGCGCGCCAAGGAGGTCTTCGACGCCCAGTGGGCCAATGTCCAGCCGCACTCGGGCGCCCAGGCCAATGCCGCCGTCCTGCACGCCCTGGCCACCCCCGGCGATACCATCCTGGGCCTGTCCCTGGCCCACGGCGGCCACCTGACCCACGGCATGAAGATCAACTTCTCGGGCAAGAACTACCGGGCCACCGCCTACGGCGTGGACGAGACCAGCTACCGCGTGGAGATGGACCAGGTGCGCCAGGCCGCCCTGCGCGAGCGCCCCACCGTCATCATCGCCGGCTGGTCGGCCTACCCCCGGCATATGGACTTCGCGGCCTTCCGCTCCATCGCCGATGAGGTCGGCGCCGCCCTGTGGGTGGACATGGCGCACTTCGCCGGGCTCGTGGCCGCGGGTCTGCACCCCAGCCCCGTGCCGCACGCCGACGTCGTGTCCACCACCGTCCACAAGACCCTCGGCGGCCCGCGCTCGGGCATGCTGCTGTCCAACCGCCCCGAGCAGTGGGGCAGGAAGCTCGACTCCGCGGTCTTCCCCGGGCAGCAGGGCGGCCCCCTCATGCATGTCATCGCCGCCAAGGCCGTGGCCATGAGGATCGCCGGCACCCAGGAGTTCGCCGAGCGCCAGGCACGCACCATCGAGGGCGCCAGGATCATCGCCGAGCGCCTCCTGGCCGACGACGTGCGTGCCGCCGGCGTCAAGCTCGTCACCGGCGGCACGGATGTCCACCTGGTCCTGGTGGACCTGGTGGACTCCGTCCTGGACGGCCAGCAGGCCGAGGACCTCCTGCACACCGCGGGCATCACCGTCAACCGCAACGCCGTCCCCTTCGACCCGCGCCCCCCGCGGGTGACCTCCGGCTTGCGCATCGGCACCCCCGCCCTGGCCACCCGGGGCTTCGGCGCCGCGGAGTTCACCGAGGTCGCCGACATCATCGCCACCGCCCTCATCCGCGGGGCCGCGGGCACCGCCGACGAGGAGCTGCTGGCCGGCCTGCGCGGGCGGGTGGACACGCTGACCCGGGCCTTCCCCCTCTACCCGGGGCTGGAGCAGTGAGGGCCCCCTGGGGCGGCGCCGCCCGGGTCCTGGATGGCACGGCGGCCGCCGCGGCCATCAAGGCCGAGCTGGCCCAGCGCGTGGCCGCCCTGCGCGAGCGCGGCATCGTGCCGGGCCTGGGCACCGTCCTGGTGGGAGAGGACCCCGGGTCGGTGCGCTACGTGGCGGGCAAGCACGCCGACTGCGCCGAGGTGGGCATCACCTCCCTGCGCGAGGACCTGCCGGCCACCGCCACCCAGGAGGAGGTGGAGGCGGCCATCGACCGCCTCAACGCGGATCCGGCCTGCACCGGCTACATCGTCCAGCTTCCCCTGCCGGCGGGGATCGATGCCAACGCCGTCCTGGAGCGCATCGACCCCGACAAGGACGCCGATGGCCTGCACCCCACCAATCTGGGGCGGCTGGTCCTGCGCGGCTCGGGACCGATCACCTCCCCGCTGCCCTGCACCCCGCGCGGCTGCATCGAGCTGCTCACCCGCCACGGCATCGATCTGCGGGGCAAGGACGTGTGCGTGGTGGGCCGCGGGGTGACCGTGGGCCGCTCCATCGGCCTGCTGCTGGGGCGCAAGGAGGTCAACGCCACTGTCGACATCTGCCACACGGGCACGCAGGACCTCGCCGAGCACGTGCGCCGCGCCGACGTCGTCATCTCGGCGGCGGGCAGTCCCGCCATCATCCGGCCCGAGATGGTGGCCCCCGGCGCCGTGGTGCTGGATGTGGGCGTCTCGCGCGTCGTTGACCCCGCTACCGGCAAGGGACGGATCGCCGGGGACGTGGCCGACGGCGTGGACGAGGTGGCCTCCTGGCTCTCGCCCAACCCCGGGGGAGTGGGGCCCATGACCCGGGCCCTGCTGCTGGCCAACGTCGTCGAGACCGCCGAGCGCTCCGCCACCCCCTAACTTTCGACAATTTGCATGAGATCGGCGTTTTCCGGGCCTGGAAAAGTACGATCTCATGCAAATTGTCGAAAGGTTGGGGTTAGTAGGAGATGTCGAAGCGGCGGGCGCGCAGGCTCCCGGCCCGCCGCTCGGTCAGCCTCACCCCGGTCACCGAGGCCCAGTCCGGGCCGTGGTAGAGCCAGGCCACCAGACGGGCGACATCATCGGCCGGCCCCTGGGCGAGGACCTCGACATCCCCATCGGGCAGATTGCGGACCTCGCCCACCAGCCCCAGGCCCTGGGCCTCCTGGGCGCAGTGGAAGCGGAAGCCCACGCCCTGGACCCGGCCGGAGACCAGGGCGTGGATCGTGCGGGTGCGGGAATCGGTGTCAGCCATGGGCCCATGGTGGCCCACCCCTTAGGCTGGCGTCATGCGAATCGCCACCGTCAACGTCAACGGCATCCGCGCCGCGGCCCGCAAGGGCATGGGCCAGTGGATGACCGACTCCGCCCCCGACATCCTCCTGCTCCAGGAGGTGCGCGCCGATGAGCAGATCGCCGCCGGCCTCCTGGAGGGCTACACGGCCGCCACCTGGCCCTGCCGCATCAAGGGCCGCGCCGGGGTCAGCATCGCCGTGCGCGAGGGCGGCCCGGCCACTATCGGCGAGCTGCGCTACGGCGTGGCCCCCGAGGCCGACCAGGAGCCCGACGTCGACTCGGGCCGCTGGCTGGAGGCCGACCTGGCCCTGGCCGACGGCTCCGTTCTGACCGTCATCTCCGCCTACCTGCACTCCGGGCAGCTGGGCACCGAGAAGATGGATCAGAAGTACGCCCACCTCGACCTGGTCGATGCGCGCATGGCCGCCCTGCTCCAGGCCGCGCAGCAGGGCGGTCCCCAGGTGCTCATGGCCGGCGACCTCAACGTCGTGCGCTCCGAGCGCGACATCAAGAACTGGAAGCCCAACCACAACAGGATCGCGGGCGTCATGGATGAGGAGATCGCCCACCTGGAGTCCTGGTTCTCCTCGGGCTGGGTGGATGTCTCGCGCGCCCTGGTGGGTCCGGAGGCCCAGGGGCCCTACACCTGGTGGTCCCAGCGCGGCAAGGCCTTCGACAATGACGCCGGATGGCGCATCGACTACCAGGTCGCCACCCCGGCCCTGGCCGAGCGGGCCACGGGCCTGAGCATCGACCGCGCCCCCGACTACGCCTCGCGCTGGTCCGACCACGCCCCGCTGGTCATCGAGTACGACGGCGTGTACGACGGCGTCTGAGCCTCCCGCATCCTCCCGCCGTCCCCGGTACCGCTCGACGGCGGCCGGGGGCGGATCGGCGGCGGAGGGACGGCGCAAGGACGGCGGTGGGGCCGGCCGCTATCGCGCAGCCGGCCCCACCGTCGTTGGGCAGTGCCATCCGGCAGCGCCAGGAGGCGCAGCGGGCCGCAGGGGACCGGGGACTCCCTCCGCGCCCTTGGCGGGCCCTCAGTAGCGGATCGCGTCGATGGGGCGGATGCGCACCGCCACGATCGCCGGGATGATCCCCGCCAGCGCGCCGACGCCCGTGGCCGAGAGCAGCCCGATGAGGGCCGCGGTCATGGGGAAGGGCGGGCGCACATGCGGCTCGATGCCCAGGATGGGGGCCAGGGGTACCACCTGTATCCCCACCACGGCGATCGCGATCCCCACGATGCCCGCCAGGACCGTGGCCACCACGGACTCCAGCATGATGGAGAAGAAGATCCGCTGACTGGTGGCCCCGAAGGAGCGCCGCACCCCGATCTCATTGATGCGCTGGCGCACCGTCACCAGGGAGATGTTGACCAGGCTCAGCGCCCCCAGGATCATGACGAACAGGCCGGAGATCGTCACCACGCGGGTGAAGGTGCTGGAGGAGTCCACGCCCCCCTGCCCCTCCAGGTTGGATCGGACCTGGGCGGAGCCGGCGCCGAACTGCGCATTGAAGTCGTTGCGCACCAGGGCGCGCATCTCGGCATCCCCGCTCTTGCCGACCCACAGTTCCAGGGTGGGGGAGGGGCGGGTGAAGTCCTTGGGCAGCAGCGGCTCCAGGGAGTCGCGCAGGACGAAGGCCGTCAGCGGCTCGGGGACGGGATTGCCGGTGGCGTCGTACTGCTGGGGCTCGGCAGGCAGGACGCCCACGATGGTGAAGGTCGCCCGGGTCGGCAGGTAGGACTCGACCGTTACCGGCCCGTCCATCCTCTCGATGCCCAGGCGCTGGAGCACGCTGGGGCTGACCACCAGGGAGGGGGACAGGTCGTCGGCGTCGTCCTGGTTCAGCCAGCGGCCCTGATCGGCGTAGGAGCGGTGGATCTGCTCGTACTGACCGCTGACGGCGGTGGTGTCCACCTTGGCGGGACCGTCGGGGAAGGCCAGGCGCAGGGGGATCTGGTAGGTCGTGGCGGCGTAGGTAACCTGGTAGCGGTCCACGAAGGTGTCCATGGCGGCGCTGATCTTCTCGGTCTGCCGGTTGGCGGTCACGGGATCACCGCCGGCGGCGCCGCCCGGTCCCGCCTGGAGCGCCGATCCCCGGCCGCCATCGGCGCCGCCCGAGCCGCCGGTGCCGTCAGCACCGCCGGCATCGGCCGGTGCGCCGATCTCCTCGTCGGCCTTGGTGGGGGAGACCGTCAGGCTCACCGTCCCCGGCTCCCCGGAGAAGCGCGCGAGGTACTCCTGGATGGTGTAGACGCTGATCTCCCCGAAGGCGATGACGAAGGTCATGGAGGCCACCGCAGCGGCCACCCCCACCAGGGACAGCAGCACGCGCAGTTTGCCCACCCGCACCTGCCCCCAGGCCTCGACCAGGGCGCCGATGATCTCACTCATGCCAGTTCTCCTTGGTGGGCGGGGATGGGGGCGGTGGGGTGCTGGTCGGGGACGGTCTCCTGGAACTCCTCCAGGGAGCCGACCCGGTGGGAGGAGACCTCGATGCGGGTGAGCACACCGTGGTCGAGCCGGTACTGGGTGCGGGCGCGGGCGGCCACGGCCAGGTCGTGGGTGATCATGACCAGGGCCGCACCGGTCTGCTCGCACTGGGACTCCAGCAGGCCCATGACGGCGTTGCCGGTGTCCACGTCCAGGGCGCCGGTGGGCTCATCGGCCAGGATGATGCGGGGCCTGCGGGCCAGGGCCCGGGCGATGGCCACCCGCTGCTGCTCGCCACCGGAGAGGCGATCGATACGACCACCGATCTTGGGCCCCAGGTCCACGGCCCGCAGCAGCTCCTCGGCCCGGGCGGTGCGCCCCCAGAAGGCGGTCCCGCGGGCGTACAGGAGGGGGGCGGCGACGTTCTCCGTGGTCGAGAGCCCGGGGATGAGGTTGAAGGACTGGAAGACGAAGCCGAAGGCCTGACCCCGCAGGCGCGCCCGGCGCGCCTCGCCCATGCGGGTGGTGTCCCGTCCCTCCAGCAGGTAGGTACCGGAGGTCGGCTTGTCCAGCAGGCCCAGGATGTTGAGCAGGGTCGACTTGCCGGTTCCCGAGCGGCCCACGATGGCGATGTGGTCGCCGGGCTCGATCCGCAGATCGACTCCCTTGAGGATCTCCAGCCGCTCGCCGTCGGGCATCTCGAAGGTGCGCGTGACGCCGCTGATGTCCACCAGGGCGGTCATGAGGTGATCTCCTCACCCTTCTCGTCGTAGCACACCGAGCCGTCGGGCTCGCAGCTGTTGGGCTCGCCCTTGCGCTTGACGTCCTTGCCGGGGACGAACTGGAGGATGGTGTCCCCCTCGGACAGGCCCTCGGTGACCTGGATGCTGCTGCCGTCGTTGATGCCCAGGCTCACCTCGGTCTTGGTGGCCGAGGCGGGGTCGGCGGGGTCGGACAGGAGCCATACGACGCCGGTGGAGTAGTTGCCCTCCACGGCCGAGACCGGGACGAGCAGGGCGTCGGTGGCCGAGCCGGCGTCGATGTTGATAGTGGCCTTCAGGCCGGGGAAGACCTGCTGGTCGGAGGGCACGGAGCAGCGCACCTCGACCTTGTTGCCGTCCTCGGGGGTGGCGGCGGGCTCCCCGCCACCGGCCGCGGGGTTGGCCGAGGTGGTGGTGTCAGTGTTCCTGGTGCCCACCTTGAGGTCGGTGCAGGAGAAGGGCGCGGGCCCGGAGTCCACCGAGACGCTGGCCTCGGAGGGCGGGCTGGTCAGGCGGTACTGCTGGGAGGCGGTGACGGTGCCCTTGGCGGAGTAGGTGCCGGGGGCGACGGTGGCCACGACCGTGCCCACGGGGGTCTCCTGATCGCGGATGACCTTGTACTTCACCGTGCCCGAGGCGGGGGCGTAGACATCCACCCAGGTGGTCTTGGGCTCGGGCTGGGTGGTGCGCTGGTTGCCCTCCTCGTCGACGGAGGTCGTGGGCTCCTGGGTCTCGACCTTCTTCAGGGTCATGATCGGCTCGCCCGCGGACACGGTGGCGCCGTCCTCGTAGATGAGGCGCGCCACGCTGCCCGCCAGGGTCGACTTGGCCTCCACGGGGGCGTCCTCGACGATCTGGCCCTCGACGCTCACGGCGTTGGAGATATCGCCCTTGGCGACCGTGACCGTGGGGGCGGCAACGGTGAAGCCGGGCTGGAGGGTCTGCTCCGATGAGGCGTCCTTGGAGGGGAAGAAGGCGATCTTCGTCAGGGCCACGGCGATGACGACGGCGATCAGCGCCTTGAGGGTGGGCACGATGTAGCGTTTCACGATGGGTCTTCTCTCATGTGAATGAGGGATCGGGAGAAATCGCCCTCATCGTATGCGCTGCTGTGCGCCCGCCGATTCATGCTGGAGGATGAGCCGCATCCGGCGGCTGGGTCATCCCAGTGGATGAGGCATGTGGTCCTGTGGTGCCGAGGGCCGGGGGGACCGTGCCGTCGGAGGTGGAGAACCACCGGGGGCGGCGCCGCCCCCGGGATGGGAGCGGCGGGCGGCGCCGGCGGTCAGGCCAGGCGCCCGGCGGGGGCGCCGGGCAGGGCGTTGAGGAAGGCCGGGGGGCGGAAGCCGGCGGTGGCGTAGGCCCGGGCGACGGCGCGGGCCACCTCTGGGACGGCCTCGGCGTCCACCAGGGCGATGGCCGACCCGCCGAAGCCGCCCCCCGTCATGCGCGCCCCATGGGCCCCCGCGGCCCGGGCCGCCTCCACCGCGGTGTCCAGCTCGGGGCCGGTGCACTCGTAGTCCACGCGCAGGGACTCGTGCGAGGCGTCCATGAGGGCGCCGACGGCGGCCAGCGCCTCACCGCTGAGGGCATCGGCCTGCTGCAGGAGGGCCACCAGCTCCCTGGTGCGGGCGATCTCGGTGACGACGTGGCGCACCCGGCGCACCAGGACCTCCGCGCGCTCGGGGTCCGGGCCGCCGTCCCTCCCAGCGCTGCGCCGCAGGCGCTCCAGGGTCTCATCGAGGTCCTGGGGGGCGATGTCGGCCAGCAGGTCGACCCCCAGGATGCGGGCCGCCTCCTCGCAGGCCTCGCGCCGCGCCCCGTACTGGCCGTCGGTCAGGGAGTGCTCGGCCCTGGTGTCGATGACCAGCAGGGCCAGCCCCTGGGCGGCCAGGTCGAAGGGCACATGCTCCACCGAGCCGTCGCGGCAGTCGAGCTCCAGGGCGTGGCCCTCGCGGCAGCGCAGGGAGGCGGACTGGTCCATGCCCCCGGTGGGGGCCCCGGCCATCTCGTTCTCGGTGCGCACGCACACCCCGACCAGGCGGGCGCGGCCGGCGTCGTCGGGCTCCTGGACGGGCCCGGCCAGCCCCAGGCCGGCCACCTCGTCGATGGCGACTGCGGCCGCGCACTCCAGGGCCGCGGAGGAGGACAGGCCCCCGCCCAGGGGGACGCAGGAGACCAGCGCGGCGTCGAAGCCCGGCAGACCGGTGAAGCCCTCGCGCTCCAGGGACCAGGCGACCCCCGCGATGTAGGAGGCCCACTGGGTGACCTCGCCGGGGGTGCCCTTGGGGCCGATCGCGTCGAGGTCGAGGACCTCGACGGCCTCGGCGTCCCGGGAGGAGACCAGGCGGATGGTCCGGTCCGGGCGACGGCGCAGGGCCAGGTAGGCCCGGTGGGGCAGGGCGATGGGCAGGGCCAGGCCCCCGTTGTAGTCGGTGTGCTCGCCGATGATGTTGACGCGCCCCGGGGCGTACCACACGCCGTCGGGCTCGGCGTCGAAGGCCTGGCGGAACAGCTCGGCGGCGGCGCCGGCCGCCTCCCGGGGCTCCAGGGCGGGGGAGAAGGCGGGCGGTGCGGGGGAGTGCGACGGTGCGCTCATGGGCTCTCCTGAGGTGGTGTGGCGTGTGGGTGGTGTCGGTCGGTAGCTGTCAGGCGTGGGGGCGGGTGGGCAGGGCGGTCGCGGCCGGGCGGCTCAGGCGGCGATCCGCAGGGCGGCTCCCGACTCGTCGAGGGCGGCGGTGGTCTCGGCGTCGGGCTCGGACTCGGTGACCAGGACGCCGATGTCCCGGGTGGCGCAGAAGGAGCGCAGGCCCAGCACCCCCCACTTGGAGGCGTCGATGGTGGCCACCACGGTGCGCCCGGCGGCGACGAGCGCCTGGTTGGTGGAGGCCTCCATGAGGTTGGGGGTCATGAGCCCGTCCTCGGGGGTGAAGCCGTGCGCCCCCAGGAAGACCCACTCCACGCGCAGGGTGCGCAGGGAGTCGACCGCCACCAGTCCCACCAGGGCGTTGGAGGGCGTGCGCTCCCCACCGGTGAGGATGATCGAGGGGGCCTCGCTCCCCTCGGCGCGGGAGGCGTCGGCGGCGTCGAAGAGCAGCTGGGCCGCGGGTAGGGAGTTGGTGATGACGGTCAGGGTGGGGAAGTGGTCGAGCTCGGTGAGGGCCCGGGCCAGGGCAAGGGTGGTCGTGCCCCCCGAGAGGGCCAGGGAGTCCCCGGGGCGCACGAGCGCCGCGGCCTCGACGCCGATGCGCCGCTTGGCGTCGGGGTGGAGGGTGGACTTGGCCTGGAAGCGGGGCTCCAGGGAGGTGGCGCCGGCGGCCACGGCCCCGCCGTG belongs to Actinomyces capricornis and includes:
- the rpmB gene encoding 50S ribosomal protein L28; this translates as MTTYCQVTGAAPVFGKSVSHSHRRTSRRWNPNLQHKRYWVPSLGRTVRLTVSTKGMRIIDKRGIDVVVAEMLARGERL
- the glyA gene encoding serine hydroxymethyltransferase, with protein sequence MTADATTPSLNQPLAELDPQIAAVLTGELERQRGTLEMIASENFVPRAVLECQGSVLTNKYAEGYPGRRYYGGCEVVDVAESLAIERAKEVFDAQWANVQPHSGAQANAAVLHALATPGDTILGLSLAHGGHLTHGMKINFSGKNYRATAYGVDETSYRVEMDQVRQAALRERPTVIIAGWSAYPRHMDFAAFRSIADEVGAALWVDMAHFAGLVAAGLHPSPVPHADVVSTTVHKTLGGPRSGMLLSNRPEQWGRKLDSAVFPGQQGGPLMHVIAAKAVAMRIAGTQEFAERQARTIEGARIIAERLLADDVRAAGVKLVTGGTDVHLVLVDLVDSVLDGQQAEDLLHTAGITVNRNAVPFDPRPPRVTSGLRIGTPALATRGFGAAEFTEVADIIATALIRGAAGTADEELLAGLRGRVDTLTRAFPLYPGLEQ
- a CDS encoding GTP-binding protein, which produces MIVTPVKWIEDAVPDTAHSLALISAVDPALLGLIDLALSGEDAVVIRASLLPQEGPEGIVRLVSTGGLDQEPVSLDLPMPTHCHTCSLREVLVAVAQDRAIQDPGGTTVVLLPPAIELVHLVPRLAQELEEVGRAEGLDLRLAGVAHALEASTAQDELLEHHLLSERGLEAHPEDARCTGEVHMVNLGYADLILSLGQDEAGAGADLIEHLRPHSTLLLPGMDAPLLECLLAITHDAGAAIGRVHPATTQAWGGPDEHGVWTLDLFATLPFHPGRLRELVADLAGHGLCARGCFWLPSRPGRVCAWEVAGGALSVGDAGSWAEVPDLPGAGGAQAGALAGVGLDGGAASGAAPAPGRPAPVPGGAPDGAAPGEPRCHLVVTGVGDPQVREQVRRAFDRVLLRSEEMSHALAWIGVDDGLGDWFGGED
- a CDS encoding exodeoxyribonuclease III → MRIATVNVNGIRAAARKGMGQWMTDSAPDILLLQEVRADEQIAAGLLEGYTAATWPCRIKGRAGVSIAVREGGPATIGELRYGVAPEADQEPDVDSGRWLEADLALADGSVLTVISAYLHSGQLGTEKMDQKYAHLDLVDARMAALLQAAQQGGPQVLMAGDLNVVRSERDIKNWKPNHNRIAGVMDEEIAHLESWFSSGWVDVSRALVGPEAQGPYTWWSQRGKAFDNDAGWRIDYQVATPALAERATGLSIDRAPDYASRWSDHAPLVIEYDGVYDGV
- a CDS encoding bifunctional methylenetetrahydrofolate dehydrogenase/methenyltetrahydrofolate cyclohydrolase is translated as MRAPWGGAARVLDGTAAAAAIKAELAQRVAALRERGIVPGLGTVLVGEDPGSVRYVAGKHADCAEVGITSLREDLPATATQEEVEAAIDRLNADPACTGYIVQLPLPAGIDANAVLERIDPDKDADGLHPTNLGRLVLRGSGPITSPLPCTPRGCIELLTRHGIDLRGKDVCVVGRGVTVGRSIGLLLGRKEVNATVDICHTGTQDLAEHVRRADVVISAAGSPAIIRPEMVAPGAVVLDVGVSRVVDPATGKGRIAGDVADGVDEVASWLSPNPGGVGPMTRALLLANVVETAERSATP
- the rpmG gene encoding 50S ribosomal protein L33, which codes for MSKTAKDLRPIIKLVSTAGTGYTYVTRKNRRNTPDRLVVRKYDPVVRRHVEFKESR
- a CDS encoding ABC transporter permease, with the translated sequence MSEIIGALVEAWGQVRVGKLRVLLSLVGVAAAVASMTFVIAFGEISVYTIQEYLARFSGEPGTVSLTVSPTKADEEIGAPADAGGADGTGGSGGADGGRGSALQAGPGGAAGGDPVTANRQTEKISAAMDTFVDRYQVTYAATTYQIPLRLAFPDGPAKVDTTAVSGQYEQIHRSYADQGRWLNQDDADDLSPSLVVSPSVLQRLGIERMDGPVTVESYLPTRATFTIVGVLPAEPQQYDATGNPVPEPLTAFVLRDSLEPLLPKDFTRPSPTLELWVGKSGDAEMRALVRNDFNAQFGAGSAQVRSNLEGQGGVDSSSTFTRVVTISGLFVMILGALSLVNISLVTVRQRINEIGVRRSFGATSQRIFFSIMLESVVATVLAGIVGIAIAVVGIQVVPLAPILGIEPHVRPPFPMTAALIGLLSATGVGALAGIIPAIVAVRIRPIDAIRY
- a CDS encoding VOC family protein, which codes for MSEQESRHHPGLSGQGPIQRIVPALWFDGCAPQAVEFYTDAFARALAHDAQALAGTGIVATSHYPEQGLAEGQARMAGKVLEIRFRLAGLELSAINAGPQHRPNPAISLMVHLDPQAHPDAEAHLDALWEALAAEGRILMPVGRYPFSERFGWVEDRYGVSWQLLLGPAGRAVTASELGRAEEAAPSDRERRPDPGARGVEIVPALMFPHGQGQAEKAATQYVDLFARAFGASGSAGEQGGASQAEGPGAPVRSGADQMSFYPPQAGQGDRALMQGYVRLAGQRLTLMDSGVPHDFTFGMGVSLTVQCATQEQVDLLWEGLSAVPEAEACGWLKDRFGISWTITPERMTELIGRPGAWQTMTTMKKPTLADFR
- a CDS encoding acylphosphatase — translated: MADTDSRTRTIHALVSGRVQGVGFRFHCAQEAQGLGLVGEVRNLPDGDVEVLAQGPADDVARLVAWLYHGPDWASVTGVRLTERRAGSLRARRFDISY
- the rpsN gene encoding 30S ribosomal protein S14, whose amino-acid sequence is MAKKSKIAAQARRSQVVARYAERRAELKRASVNPHLSQAEREEAMAALHALPRDASPTRLRRRDVIDGRPRGHLRVTGTSRVRFREMALRGELPGIRKSSW